One region of Salinirubrum litoreum genomic DNA includes:
- a CDS encoding endonuclease III domain-containing protein, producing MSQDGAEWTATRVRTLHDDLVDLYGPVETTEAHGADPDRDPAEGVRQLLTTILSQNVADQNTARASENLFDTYADFAAIEAAEVAELAEVIRVAGLPETKATRIQRALSAIREETGGAYSLAFLDAMPTAEAKAWLTDIKGIGPKTASVVLNFHFGKPTMAVDTHVERVSKRFGLVPESASNARAHDVLDSVVPDELTYPLHVLLIEHGRTHCSARNPDCDNPVCAAYCDCEGC from the coding sequence ATGTCGCAGGACGGAGCCGAGTGGACGGCAACGCGCGTTCGGACACTGCACGACGACCTCGTCGACCTCTACGGGCCGGTCGAGACGACCGAGGCCCACGGCGCGGACCCGGACCGCGACCCCGCCGAGGGCGTCCGGCAACTGCTGACGACCATCCTCTCACAGAACGTCGCCGACCAGAACACCGCCCGCGCCTCGGAGAACCTCTTCGACACCTACGCGGACTTCGCGGCCATCGAGGCCGCCGAGGTGGCGGAACTCGCGGAGGTCATCCGCGTCGCGGGCCTGCCGGAGACGAAGGCGACCCGCATCCAGCGCGCACTGTCTGCGATCCGCGAGGAGACCGGCGGGGCCTACTCGCTGGCGTTTCTGGACGCCATGCCGACCGCCGAGGCGAAGGCGTGGCTCACCGATATCAAGGGCATCGGCCCGAAGACGGCCAGCGTCGTCCTCAACTTCCACTTCGGCAAGCCGACGATGGCGGTCGACACCCACGTCGAGCGCGTCTCGAAGCGGTTCGGCCTGGTGCCCGAGTCGGCGTCGAACGCCCGCGCCCACGACGTGCTGGACTCGGTCGTCCCGGACGAGTTGACGTACCCCCTGCACGTCCTGCTGATCGAACACGGCCGGACGCACTGCTCGGCCCGGAACCCGGACTGTGACAACCCGGTCTGTGCCGCGTACTGCGACTGCGAGGGGTGTTGA
- a CDS encoding MFS transporter, whose protein sequence is MLGGRSRRATDFVGYEPMVVTGGIWLIAKLLRYAFPALFPTFQTQLGVPNTLLGVAYAVMMLLYSLMQFPSGALADRLDDVRVVAVGALLAVAGAAVFLLPASVPLLLVGMVLVGLGTGVHKTVSVRLLTRLYPDRTGRALGVFDTFGTVGGVVAPAAVVAALSLGDWRTVFVACGVIGLGLVLALRTRVPRRAGRDERLRDAVGELSIRSYLGPFRERRFQLFVLVTLTFAFAYNGVVAFLPLYLVEAGNLTETTGSLLYSVLFAASVVQVVSGGLSDRFGRLTLSVGVLSLAAVALVGLVALTGAGVLALGAAVVVFGLGSHGFRPIRGAYLSAEFPEDVAGGGLGLVRTLLMGVGAVAPAVVGFVADTLGFRAGFTLLAVSMALSALFAGATVAVAGRG, encoded by the coding sequence ATGCTCGGAGGGCGGTCACGTCGAGCGACCGACTTCGTCGGCTACGAGCCGATGGTCGTCACCGGCGGAATCTGGCTGATCGCCAAACTGCTCCGGTACGCGTTCCCCGCGCTGTTCCCGACCTTCCAGACGCAACTCGGCGTCCCGAACACGCTGCTCGGGGTCGCCTACGCCGTGATGATGCTCCTCTACTCGCTGATGCAGTTCCCCAGCGGCGCGCTCGCCGACCGACTCGACGACGTGCGGGTCGTCGCGGTCGGGGCACTGCTCGCCGTGGCGGGTGCGGCCGTCTTCCTCCTGCCGGCCTCGGTCCCCCTACTCCTCGTCGGGATGGTCCTCGTCGGCCTCGGCACCGGCGTCCACAAGACCGTCTCGGTGCGCCTGCTCACCCGCCTCTACCCCGACCGGACCGGCAGAGCGCTGGGCGTCTTCGACACCTTCGGCACGGTCGGCGGCGTGGTCGCCCCGGCGGCGGTCGTCGCGGCGCTCTCGCTCGGCGACTGGCGAACCGTCTTCGTCGCCTGCGGCGTGATCGGTCTTGGTCTCGTGCTCGCACTCCGGACGCGCGTCCCGCGCCGCGCCGGGCGGGACGAGCGCCTCCGGGACGCGGTCGGCGAACTGTCGATCCGGTCGTATCTCGGGCCGTTCCGCGAGAGGCGGTTTCAGCTGTTCGTCCTCGTGACGCTCACCTTCGCGTTCGCCTACAACGGCGTGGTCGCCTTCCTCCCGCTGTACCTCGTCGAGGCCGGGAACCTCACCGAGACGACCGGCTCACTGCTCTACAGCGTCCTCTTCGCGGCGAGCGTCGTGCAGGTCGTCAGCGGCGGCCTGTCGGATCGGTTCGGGCGACTCACGCTCTCGGTCGGGGTGCTCTCGCTGGCGGCGGTCGCGCTCGTCGGACTGGTCGCGCTGACCGGCGCGGGCGTCCTCGCGCTCGGTGCCGCAGTCGTCGTCTTCGGCCTCGGGAGTCACGGCTTCCGACCGATCCGGGGTGCGTACCTCTCGGCGGAGTTCCCGGAGGACGTGGCCGGCGGCGGCCTCGGCCTCGTCCGGACGCTGCTGATGGGCGTCGGTGCGGTCGCGCCCGCCGTGGTCGGGTTCGTCGCCGACACGCTCGGCTTCCGGGCCGGCTTCACCCTCCTCGCCGTCTCGATGGCGCTCTCTGCGCTCTTCGCCGGGGCGACCGTGGCGGTCGCGGGTAGAGGCTGA
- a CDS encoding glycosyltransferase family 2 protein produces the protein MTADSDRPTDSHAPTDTVGESSPDDEPNTGDAPVGAVGDDAARHDTADSPATDTPTVSVVIPTHFRNERLRAALDSVAAQTYPAIETVVVDDSGERHAESVVADFDARYLAFDENRGSNAARSAGVEATSGEFVQLLDDDDRLRPEKLARQVAAFDSRPEVGVVYCGMCFEDGRVVTPDPEARGEVLHRALAFDLYPCQTTTMLLRRSALSTVFPAPERPGGDDLAYTVELARRTEFDFVADPLVVRGSADGGGGGTDGERSRGSSLGLVEGRMQLLDEYADLYDDSPDWVRRQALVGTYLFEGRTRLADRVWSAGAITAFARAAWLQRDAYTVGLCLASLAGKPGIAIGSAVSDRLSPDVDAPAGTYHGPKQA, from the coding sequence ATGACAGCAGACAGTGACCGACCGACCGACTCGCACGCGCCCACCGACACGGTCGGCGAGTCGTCGCCGGACGACGAGCCGAACACCGGCGACGCGCCAGTCGGGGCTGTCGGTGACGACGCGGCCCGGCACGACACCGCCGACTCGCCGGCTACCGACACACCGACCGTCTCGGTCGTGATCCCGACGCACTTCCGGAACGAGCGTCTCCGGGCCGCGCTGGACAGCGTGGCGGCACAGACCTACCCCGCGATAGAGACGGTCGTCGTGGACGACTCGGGCGAGCGCCACGCCGAGTCGGTCGTCGCCGACTTCGACGCCCGGTATCTCGCCTTCGACGAGAACCGGGGGTCGAACGCCGCCAGGAGCGCCGGCGTCGAAGCCACGTCGGGCGAGTTCGTCCAACTGCTGGACGACGACGACCGACTGCGGCCCGAGAAGCTGGCTCGACAGGTCGCGGCGTTCGACTCCCGTCCCGAGGTCGGCGTCGTCTACTGCGGGATGTGCTTCGAGGACGGTCGGGTCGTGACACCCGACCCCGAGGCGCGCGGCGAGGTTCTCCACCGTGCGCTGGCGTTCGACCTCTACCCCTGCCAGACGACGACGATGTTGCTCCGGCGGTCGGCACTCTCGACCGTCTTCCCCGCTCCGGAGCGCCCCGGCGGTGACGACCTGGCGTACACGGTCGAACTCGCCCGGCGGACCGAGTTCGACTTCGTGGCCGACCCGCTGGTGGTTCGTGGCTCCGCCGACGGCGGCGGAGGCGGGACCGACGGCGAACGTTCGCGCGGCTCCTCGCTCGGCCTCGTCGAGGGTCGGATGCAGCTCCTGGACGAGTACGCCGATCTGTACGACGACTCTCCCGACTGGGTGCGTCGGCAGGCGCTGGTCGGGACCTACCTGTTCGAGGGGCGGACGCGCCTCGCCGACAGGGTGTGGTCGGCCGGTGCGATCACCGCGTTCGCCCGCGCCGCGTGGCTCCAGCGGGACGCCTACACGGTCGGCCTCTGTCTCGCGTCGCTGGCCGGCAAGCCCGGCATCGCCATCGGGTCGGCGGTGAGCGACCGGCTCTCGCCGGACGTCGATGCGCCGGCGGGGACGTACCACGGGCCGAAGCAGGCGTGA
- a CDS encoding BGTF surface domain-containing protein, whose translation MSRLPVLVCVLLVAGPLVGGATAADPASPPADTTFVHEGESITVNATAGAVVAGTTDLPPGTEVSVRLQSSGSASPFLLADSTTVDRDGRFRSVVDLSAVSPGSEFEAVVHYNGTTVAETTGTVVACDGCRAAAETTRVTSTDPAPAGPGVAIEGRAAVAPGTDLTVRVRSTGGTALLVSETATVGRDGRFRAVVDLSDADPNSTLSVAVRRDGGVLTETTRTVAACEDCRQTATADETGVPDTVELLAGTEPGLPVTLADASEARIVIGDASVNYRVNGTVTDENGDGRVRVAVNRTAAGTPDEGVPTLSARGDSDTVTVTDETALPAGQDGLDAGAYPVRLFVDGAVVDTGTLVLPATDADRRTETTPVAEFGLDGNVLTTRRGQVFGVAMTLGDADAATLRFGGPSENYTAVVTARDANDDGRVRLLFDTTAVAEGDAWRAAGDDEATVRRTNASAVDSSRRGLPAGDYSLALHRGATVTDGPADIGTLVVQPSPASETTNDPATDESLPVTALAALGGGGLLALLALVAIVGGVRD comes from the coding sequence ATGAGTCGACTCCCCGTCCTCGTCTGTGTCCTTCTCGTCGCCGGACCCCTGGTCGGCGGCGCGACGGCGGCAGATCCGGCGAGTCCTCCCGCAGACACCACGTTCGTCCACGAGGGCGAGTCGATCACGGTCAACGCCACGGCCGGCGCGGTCGTCGCCGGCACGACCGACCTGCCGCCGGGGACCGAGGTGAGCGTCCGCCTCCAGTCGAGCGGCAGCGCCTCGCCGTTCCTGCTGGCCGACTCGACGACCGTCGACCGCGACGGCCGGTTCCGCTCCGTCGTTGACCTCTCGGCGGTCTCGCCGGGCAGCGAGTTCGAGGCGGTCGTCCACTACAACGGGACGACCGTCGCCGAGACGACCGGGACCGTCGTCGCCTGTGACGGCTGTCGCGCCGCCGCGGAGACCACGCGCGTCACGTCGACCGACCCGGCACCCGCCGGTCCCGGCGTCGCCATCGAGGGGCGGGCCGCCGTCGCCCCCGGCACCGACCTGACGGTCCGCGTCCGCTCGACCGGCGGGACGGCCCTGCTCGTCTCCGAGACGGCAACGGTCGGCCGTGACGGGCGGTTCCGGGCGGTCGTCGACCTGTCCGACGCCGACCCGAACTCGACGCTCTCGGTCGCGGTGCGGCGGGACGGCGGCGTCCTGACCGAGACGACCCGTACCGTCGCCGCCTGCGAGGACTGCCGCCAGACGGCGACGGCCGACGAGACCGGCGTGCCGGACACGGTCGAGTTGCTCGCCGGGACGGAACCCGGTCTCCCGGTGACGCTGGCCGACGCGAGCGAGGCACGGATCGTGATCGGTGACGCGTCGGTCAACTACCGAGTCAACGGGACCGTGACCGACGAGAACGGCGACGGCCGCGTCAGGGTCGCGGTGAACCGGACCGCCGCCGGCACGCCCGACGAGGGCGTCCCCACTCTGAGCGCGCGGGGAGACAGCGACACCGTGACCGTCACCGACGAGACGGCACTCCCCGCCGGGCAGGACGGACTCGACGCCGGGGCGTACCCGGTTCGGCTGTTCGTCGACGGCGCGGTCGTCGACACCGGGACGCTCGTCCTGCCGGCCACGGACGCCGACCGGCGCACCGAGACGACTCCCGTCGCCGAGTTCGGCCTCGACGGGAACGTGTTGACGACCCGTCGCGGCCAGGTCTTCGGGGTGGCGATGACGCTCGGCGACGCCGACGCCGCGACACTGCGGTTCGGCGGCCCCTCGGAGAACTACACCGCGGTCGTCACCGCCCGCGACGCGAACGACGACGGCCGGGTCCGCCTCCTGTTCGACACGACCGCGGTCGCCGAGGGTGACGCCTGGCGGGCCGCCGGCGACGACGAGGCGACGGTCCGGCGGACGAACGCCTCGGCGGTCGACTCGTCACGACGCGGCCTGCCGGCGGGCGACTACTCGCTCGCGCTCCACCGTGGGGCCACGGTCACCGACGGCCCGGCGGACATCGGCACACTCGTCGTCCAGCCCTCCCCCGCGAGCGAGACGACGAACGACCCCGCGACCGACGAGTCGCTCCCGGTCACGGCGCTCGCCGCCCTCGGCGGCGGCGGACTGCTCGCGCTCCTCGCGCTGGTCGCCATCGTCGGCGGCGTCCGGGACTGA
- a CDS encoding ArsR/SmtB family transcription factor: MSSYIERLQNRTDGRETRRRVLTLSDDDAAEVLGTLSSDTSRRVYRSLFDAPATPSELAARHDLSIQNVHYHLSNLDEAGLVTTVDTVYSEKGQEMTVYGPASDPLVLVGEEDRASSIDRSLRDVVTGLGGLAAASLLVQWGAERLARGGTGAAAEPAGLGPVTGEPVGTLSWLVFGVLEPGLVFFVACLVLAAVAVRFRA, from the coding sequence ATGTCGTCCTACATCGAACGCCTCCAGAACCGAACCGACGGGCGGGAGACGCGCCGCCGCGTGCTCACGCTGTCGGACGACGACGCCGCCGAGGTCCTCGGGACGCTCTCGTCGGACACGAGTCGGCGGGTCTACCGGTCGCTGTTCGACGCCCCGGCGACCCCCTCCGAACTCGCCGCCCGGCACGACCTCTCGATCCAGAACGTCCACTACCACCTCTCGAACCTCGACGAGGCCGGTCTCGTCACGACCGTCGACACGGTCTACTCCGAGAAGGGCCAGGAGATGACGGTGTACGGTCCCGCGAGCGACCCACTCGTCCTCGTGGGCGAGGAGGACCGCGCGTCGTCCATCGACCGGTCGCTCCGGGACGTCGTCACCGGTCTCGGGGGGCTGGCGGCCGCCAGCCTCCTCGTCCAGTGGGGCGCTGAACGACTCGCTCGCGGCGGGACGGGGGCGGCCGCCGAACCGGCCGGCCTCGGTCCGGTCACGGGCGAACCGGTCGGGACGCTGTCGTGGCTCGTCTTCGGCGTCCTCGAACCGGGGCTCGTCTTCTTCGTCGCCTGTCTCGTGCTCGCGGCCGTCGCCGTCCGGTTTCGGGCGTAG
- a CDS encoding ABC transporter permease, whose translation MSHEDLPPLRPASYVDLARAVLYREFVLFVRYPANAIGGIVISLFFFGLLFYGGRMIAGQALSDSLAGIIVGYFLWTLSVGAYSSISNDIGSEVQWGTLERHVTSPFGFAPVALLKGVAKIVRTFLTSVVILAAMLLLSGTTLQLNVVTVVVIAGLSITSVLGLGFAAGGVTVLYKQVGNWLNLLQFGFVVLISAPALDVGWARLLPLAHGSGMLQRAMVGGTRLWEFSVGDLALLFGVAVGYLLAGYLVFQYATRRARKLGVLGDY comes from the coding sequence GTGAGCCACGAGGACCTGCCGCCGCTCCGACCGGCGAGTTACGTCGATCTCGCGCGGGCAGTCCTCTACCGCGAGTTCGTGCTGTTCGTCCGCTACCCGGCGAACGCTATCGGCGGCATCGTGATCTCGCTGTTCTTCTTCGGCCTGCTCTTTTACGGCGGGCGGATGATCGCCGGCCAGGCCCTGTCGGACTCGCTGGCGGGGATCATCGTCGGCTACTTCCTGTGGACGCTGTCGGTCGGTGCGTACTCCTCCATCTCGAACGACATCGGGAGCGAGGTGCAGTGGGGGACGCTGGAGCGCCACGTGACGAGTCCCTTCGGCTTCGCGCCGGTCGCCCTGCTGAAGGGTGTCGCCAAGATCGTCCGCACGTTCCTCACGAGCGTCGTCATCCTCGCGGCCATGCTCCTGCTCAGCGGGACCACGCTCCAGTTGAACGTCGTGACGGTCGTCGTGATCGCGGGGCTGTCGATCACCTCGGTCCTCGGACTGGGGTTCGCCGCGGGCGGCGTCACCGTCCTCTACAAGCAGGTGGGCAACTGGCTGAATCTCTTGCAGTTCGGGTTCGTCGTGTTGATCTCCGCGCCGGCACTGGACGTTGGCTGGGCGCGACTGCTCCCTCTCGCGCACGGGAGCGGGATGCTCCAGCGTGCGATGGTCGGCGGGACGCGACTGTGGGAGTTCTCCGTCGGCGATCTGGCGCTCCTGTTCGGCGTCGCGGTCGGCTACCTGCTGGCGGGCTATCTGGTCTTCCAGTACGCGACCCGGCGTGCGCGGAAACTCGGCGTGTTGGGAGACTACTGA
- a CDS encoding ABC transporter ATP-binding protein produces MTARDGRVPGGPPASSDDPDPATDGSTATTDPAVSVAGVTKRFGAGDEAVTAVDDVSFTIESGSVVGLLGPNGAGKTTLIKSILGMVVPDEGEVHVHGIDVRRHPRRAYAHVDAMLEGARNDYWRLTVRENLRYFATIGGVDPDSAEPYHDRLLDRLDLLDKADTPVRKLSRGMKQKVSLASALAGNASVLFLDEPTLGLDVESSRTLQRELRRLAEEEGLTVVLSSHDMDVIETVCDRVIILSGGRIVADDSVEALLSGGSAHGLAITSQDLDTDLLAALRDEFTVTDAEVFDDDSGGRIAVAVDSEGVYDLFGRLRSAGVRLDRIRSVEVDLEDVFVDLTGIDAGEPAPESLGDDDPGGHGGDDSDRKRARGEEQPTPVHRPDGGSES; encoded by the coding sequence ATGACAGCGCGAGACGGACGAGTGCCGGGAGGTCCCCCGGCGTCGTCCGACGACCCTGACCCCGCCACCGACGGCTCGACAGCCACCACCGACCCGGCGGTCAGCGTCGCCGGCGTGACGAAGCGGTTCGGTGCCGGCGACGAGGCGGTGACGGCGGTCGACGACGTGTCGTTCACCATCGAGTCGGGGTCGGTCGTCGGGCTGCTGGGACCGAACGGGGCCGGCAAGACGACGCTCATCAAGTCGATCCTCGGGATGGTCGTCCCCGACGAGGGGGAGGTCCACGTCCACGGCATCGACGTGCGCCGCCACCCCCGACGGGCCTACGCCCACGTCGACGCGATGCTGGAGGGTGCGCGCAACGACTACTGGCGGCTCACGGTGCGTGAGAATCTCCGGTACTTCGCCACCATCGGCGGCGTCGACCCGGACAGCGCGGAGCCGTACCACGACCGCCTGCTGGACCGACTGGACCTGCTCGACAAGGCCGACACCCCGGTCAGGAAGCTCTCTCGCGGGATGAAACAGAAGGTGTCGCTCGCCAGTGCCCTCGCGGGGAACGCCTCCGTGCTCTTTCTCGACGAACCGACGCTCGGCCTCGACGTGGAGAGTTCCCGCACCCTCCAGCGGGAACTCCGCCGACTCGCCGAGGAGGAGGGGCTGACGGTCGTCCTCTCCAGTCACGACATGGACGTGATCGAGACGGTCTGTGACCGCGTGATCATCCTCTCCGGCGGTCGGATCGTCGCCGACGATAGCGTGGAGGCACTGCTTTCCGGCGGGAGCGCCCACGGACTGGCGATCACCAGCCAGGACCTCGACACCGACCTGCTGGCGGCGCTCCGGGACGAGTTCACGGTCACCGACGCCGAGGTGTTCGACGACGACTCCGGCGGCCGAATCGCCGTGGCGGTCGACAGCGAGGGCGTCTACGACCTCTTCGGCCGGCTTCGGTCGGCGGGGGTCCGTCTGGACCGCATCCGGTCGGTCGAGGTCGACCTGGAGGACGTGTTCGTCGATCTGACCGGCATCGACGCGGGCGAACCGGCTCCTGAGTCACTCGGCGACGACGACCCCGGCGGGCACGGGGGCGACGACAGCGACCGGAAGCGAGCGCGAGGCGAGGAACAGCCGACTCCGGTCCATCGGCCCGACGGAGGGTCGGAGTCGTGA
- a CDS encoding S8 family serine peptidase translates to MPSLDRRFVVLACCVAVLTATIGLAATTDAPVPVVPDAGGDTAADAPAPTDAVARLHGAGYTGENVTVGVLDVTGFDTGHPALAGRVAGTRAFADGETIANGGRTDHGTAVASVVARTAPAADLYLASFDTDDGFQQGVAWLLGRDVDVVVAPVSFPGAPGDGTSAVARAVQRAARQGVIVVAPTGNVGQNHWEGRFDPVDAGTHLFERGTRNYLLPGERTDERIRLWLSWDATSERRDFTLALYAVEGGERRLLARSQPYPADSAPNERLVATLEANTTYYVVLRGPPDAAGARVAVTSPTHRLSIGTRADSLVAPASARPVLAVGSYDREGGYVDPFSAAGPVADGRSGVDLVAPDGYAVAGRDAAFDGTSASAAYVAGVAALVVDAAPARSAAEVRRSLAVTTTDTGPPGVDPTGGHGRVRPVAAVRAARNAT, encoded by the coding sequence ATGCCCTCTCTCGACCGACGGTTCGTGGTACTCGCCTGCTGTGTCGCGGTTCTGACGGCGACGATCGGCCTCGCGGCGACGACCGACGCGCCCGTGCCGGTCGTCCCCGACGCGGGAGGCGACACCGCCGCCGACGCACCTGCGCCGACCGACGCCGTCGCCCGCCTCCACGGCGCGGGCTACACCGGCGAAAACGTCACCGTCGGCGTCCTCGACGTCACCGGCTTCGACACCGGCCATCCGGCGCTGGCGGGGCGCGTCGCCGGGACGCGGGCGTTCGCGGACGGCGAGACGATCGCGAACGGCGGCCGGACCGACCACGGGACCGCCGTGGCGAGCGTCGTCGCCCGGACCGCGCCTGCGGCGGATCTCTACCTCGCGTCGTTCGACACCGACGACGGCTTCCAGCAGGGCGTCGCGTGGCTCCTCGGCCGTGACGTGGACGTCGTCGTCGCTCCGGTGTCGTTCCCCGGCGCGCCCGGCGACGGGACCAGCGCGGTCGCCCGCGCGGTACAGCGGGCGGCCCGCCAGGGCGTGATCGTCGTCGCGCCGACCGGCAACGTCGGACAGAACCACTGGGAGGGTCGGTTCGACCCCGTCGACGCCGGGACGCACCTCTTCGAGCGCGGGACACGCAACTACCTCCTCCCCGGCGAGCGCACCGACGAGCGGATCCGCCTGTGGCTGTCGTGGGACGCGACGAGCGAGCGGCGCGACTTCACGCTCGCGCTGTACGCCGTCGAGGGTGGCGAGCGCCGCCTGCTGGCCCGGTCACAGCCCTACCCGGCCGACTCCGCGCCGAACGAACGCCTCGTGGCGACGCTGGAGGCGAACACGACCTACTACGTCGTCCTGCGCGGCCCGCCCGACGCCGCCGGGGCCCGGGTCGCGGTGACCAGTCCGACCCACCGGCTCTCGATCGGCACCCGTGCCGACAGTCTGGTCGCCCCCGCTAGCGCGCGCCCGGTCCTCGCGGTCGGGTCGTACGACCGGGAAGGCGGCTACGTCGACCCCTTCAGCGCGGCCGGCCCGGTCGCGGACGGTCGCTCCGGCGTCGACCTCGTCGCCCCGGACGGCTACGCGGTCGCCGGCCGGGACGCGGCGTTCGACGGTACCTCCGCGAGTGCGGCCTACGTCGCGGGCGTCGCGGCACTCGTCGTCGACGCCGCGCCGGCGCGGTCGGCCGCCGAGGTCCGCCGGAGTCTCGCGGTCACGACCACCGACACCGGCCCGCCGGGCGTCGACCCGACCGGCGGTCACGGTCGCGTCCGACCGGTCGCGGCGGTCCGGGCGGCACGGAACGCGACGTGA
- a CDS encoding metal-dependent hydrolase, with amino-acid sequence MLFPTHLLAGYVLGHVLFGESRLADWRHRPAWLGVLGAALPDLLDKPLAMVGVTESFHSVGHSPVGLVAVGLLALAWVAVGAGQSRSGQSRPWLVVWVAWASHLALDALHMVVNGRPGDVAFLAWPVVEHTPQVTLPPGQFAQFYVGTPAFLLEVGCWLCVGVVVVRSELTA; translated from the coding sequence GTGCTGTTTCCGACGCATCTGCTGGCGGGCTACGTCCTCGGACACGTCCTGTTCGGCGAGAGCCGACTCGCGGACTGGCGGCACCGCCCGGCGTGGCTCGGCGTACTCGGCGCGGCCCTGCCGGACCTGCTCGACAAGCCACTGGCGATGGTCGGCGTGACCGAGTCGTTCCACTCGGTCGGACACTCGCCGGTCGGACTCGTGGCGGTCGGGTTGCTCGCACTCGCGTGGGTCGCTGTCGGGGCGGGGCAGTCGCGGTCCGGGCAATCGCGGCCGTGGCTCGTCGTCTGGGTCGCGTGGGCGTCGCACCTGGCACTCGACGCGCTCCACATGGTGGTGAACGGGCGACCGGGAGACGTGGCCTTCCTGGCCTGGCCGGTCGTCGAACACACGCCGCAGGTGACGCTCCCGCCGGGGCAGTTCGCGCAGTTCTACGTCGGCACGCCCGCGTTTCTGCTGGAAGTGGGGTGCTGGCTCTGTGTCGGGGTCGTCGTCGTTCGGTCGGAGCTCACCGCGTGA
- a CDS encoding RDD family protein, giving the protein MPDEVTPAPLPVRTPAFLVDQALVLLLGVVPVVALGTPLAEVVSPGRTRSLVFVLLMGIAFGYHLLLEWRWGQTPGKRLFGLRVVSGDGSALRFRGSLLRNALRLVDGLGYWSVAVGVILVRGDGRRLGDVAGDSLVVRGRS; this is encoded by the coding sequence GTGCCAGACGAAGTGACGCCCGCCCCGCTGCCGGTCCGGACACCCGCGTTTCTCGTGGATCAGGCCCTCGTCCTCCTCCTCGGTGTCGTCCCGGTCGTGGCACTCGGCACGCCACTCGCGGAGGTCGTCTCGCCCGGCCGGACGCGCTCGCTCGTGTTCGTCCTGCTGATGGGCATCGCGTTCGGCTACCACCTCCTGCTGGAGTGGCGCTGGGGGCAGACACCGGGCAAGCGACTGTTCGGGCTTCGGGTCGTCTCCGGCGACGGGAGCGCGCTCCGGTTCCGCGGGTCGCTCCTCCGGAACGCGCTCCGACTGGTGGACGGTCTCGGCTACTGGAGCGTCGCGGTGGGCGTGATCCTCGTGCGTGGTGACGGCCGGCGACTCGGTGACGTGGCCGGGGACAGTCTGGTCGTCCGCGGCCGGAGCTGA
- a CDS encoding WD40/YVTN/BNR-like repeat-containing protein, producing the protein MTTIFAGIDDRLVVVDGDEPRVTRPGSSRLECVAASSPERLLVGTLEDGLLGSTDGGETWTRLGADTIESDAVTALAENPQDPTELWAGTEPSAVYRSTDAGETWESTPADLTALPSSGEWAFPPRPHTHHVRWLEVDPRDPEHLFVAVEAGALVTTRDRGETWRDRPPGSRRDTHSLAIHPDRPAAVYCAGGDGFARSPNGGENWTAPQTGLDHRYCWSVAVDPGDPDTVLLSAASGAYAAHTASRADTHVYRRDDWDETGSWERLDDRGLPTGEGVTRPVFVAGDQAGELYAVSNRGLYRTGDAGDSWRPVTSAWPDGLSATACRGVAVVE; encoded by the coding sequence ATGACCACGATATTCGCCGGCATAGACGACCGACTGGTCGTCGTGGACGGCGACGAACCACGGGTGACACGACCGGGGTCGAGTCGGCTGGAGTGTGTCGCGGCCAGTAGTCCGGAGCGGTTGCTGGTCGGAACGCTGGAAGACGGTCTGCTCGGATCGACCGACGGCGGGGAGACGTGGACCCGCCTCGGCGCGGACACCATCGAGTCGGACGCCGTGACCGCGCTGGCCGAGAACCCGCAGGACCCGACCGAACTGTGGGCCGGCACGGAGCCGAGTGCGGTCTACCGCTCGACGGACGCCGGCGAGACGTGGGAGTCGACGCCGGCCGATCTGACTGCACTACCGTCCAGCGGCGAGTGGGCGTTCCCACCCCGGCCACACACCCACCACGTCCGGTGGCTGGAAGTCGATCCACGCGATCCGGAACACCTGTTCGTCGCAGTCGAAGCGGGCGCGCTGGTGACGACCCGCGACCGGGGGGAGACGTGGCGTGACCGCCCGCCAGGGTCCCGCAGGGACACCCACAGTCTGGCGATCCACCCGGACCGCCCGGCCGCAGTGTACTGTGCCGGGGGCGACGGCTTCGCTCGCAGTCCGAACGGCGGCGAGAACTGGACGGCCCCGCAGACCGGCCTGGACCACCGCTACTGCTGGAGTGTCGCCGTCGACCCCGGCGACCCGGACACGGTACTGCTCTCGGCGGCGTCGGGAGCCTACGCGGCACACACGGCCTCGCGGGCCGACACACACGTCTACCGGCGGGACGACTGGGACGAGACGGGGTCGTGGGAGCGACTCGACGACCGGGGCCTGCCGACCGGCGAGGGCGTGACTCGACCGGTGTTCGTCGCCGGCGACCAGGCGGGCGAACTGTACGCCGTGAGTAATCGGGGACTGTACCGGACCGGCGACGCGGGTGACTCGTGGCGACCGGTGACCTCGGCGTGGCCGGATGGGTTGTCGGCGACTGCCTGTCGGGGTGTGGCTGTGGTCGAATAG